The Lepeophtheirus salmonis chromosome 2, UVic_Lsal_1.4, whole genome shotgun sequence region tgttactgtAAGCCTCCTCTTCTCAAGATAAAATTCAGCGGATGCCCCGGATTAAATGCTTTGTGTatgccgcaaattgcacttaaagtagtcaaaatgagaaattgattgattttatggTTAAAAGGGGTCATATCGGAGCcaatgtatatcaaaatatggtGTTATAATATAGCCAAAACTCTTGGGTATCTTCAATcgtcccagaaatttgaattatacACCTATAATTGACTCCAAAATGTCTATGAactattgggctgtatgtatgaAGTTATGCAgtcgaaaaatatatattaattgattttctctttttcatgttttttgttcaagtttgtttttatgctgACGCACATTATGATATTTATACCTCTTCTAAGAGCATCAAAGTGATTGTAAAGGAAGCACCCTGTAATATCAACGTTATGTATTATACTCTTTATACTATGTTGTTGTTTTGAGGGTGAAGCAGAGTGATTCTAATTGAAAGAGAACACGGGCGTGCAAGCGGTGTTTTTCCCTCTTTttcttgttcttcttcttcatgATGATCCGTCTACGATGGGAGTGTGtgagaagaaataaaagaaattccTATGGGCCAAAAAAAGCAGCgctcttttctttaattcttcccccaaaaaaaaaaaaaatcaagactcAATATCGGTGAGACTCATTTGAGTATTGCTTTAAGATGTACTCGGACGTGTTGTGAGCTTCAAGTGAGTGCATATTGCATATAAAATACACCTATCCGTCTATTGAGTTACTCCTCAACTGTAAAGTGCTCCAGCATTATTACCCTTACCCCTTATCGGAAACATGAACGATTCAGGGGAATCTTTAGCCGAATGTGGCGAGTTTCACGATGTTAAAATCTACGGTTTTTGGTTCGATGGTGTCCTCTTATCAGTTGTAGGACTCATTGGTCTCTTTGGAAACATTATGAGCCTCATTGTCCTCTCACGCCCTAAAATGAGGGATGTGTTTCATCGTCTTCTCTCAGCTTTAGCCTGTTTTGATACATTATACATCATTTGTGGAGGAATCAATTATACATTTCGAGCATTTGATGCTCGCTCAGACATTTACACATATTTGTTTCCCTATTTTTTACATCCATTTACTCAAGTGGCAATGTGTGGCACTATATTCATGACAGTGGCCATATCCATCGAGAGATATTTAGGGCTATGTCATCCCATGTTACCGCCCTCTGCCAGGAAAACGTGGTTCTACCTAGTTCCCGTGGTTACAATGTCCCTCATTATTAGTGGACCTAAATTCCTTGAGGTTGAGCTTACAACGGTTAAAGGAGATAATGGATCATCTCCTGCCTATGGGCCTTCTGAACTTCGCATATCAGAGGATTACATTCGATACTACGTTATGTGGACCCGACTTCTATGTACGGCCATTCTTCCAGTCATACTTCTTTTATTCCTAAATACGCGTATTATTGTGGATCTGTTTGCTTCGACAAAAGTGAAGCGATTTGGTTCTATGAATAGACAAAGAAAGGAAATTAATCTCTGCTTAGTACTCCTTTGCATCGTCCTTTTATTCTTCCTTTGTCACACGACACGAATCATTTTAGACATTATTGAGTTCTCTCATTTGGAAAAAGTCATTCAATGTCCAAAGAGTCATCGTAGGATGTGGTCCCCGCCCTACTGGGCCCAAGTCCTCTACCATGTATCACATTTTACAATGATGATCaactcttcttttaattttgtggTGTACTGTCTTGTAGGACATACTTTCAGGAGGGAGTTCTGCCGTGCATTTGGACTCTCTGGCTATTCTGCCATTCCTCTCACTTCTTCCTACTAtgcaaataataacaatgatccCTCAAGAAGAAGCTCAGCCTCAAAGTTAGAGTACTCTGTATCTGTGAATACGTCACTTCAAGGACGTCGAATCTCATaagtaactcattttttttattcaatcaaacTCTGATTCCATTTTGTCTGAGAAGTTCAAAAACAACCATTTTTGaactttgaaattataatcaaaatcaatgtgaggaagaaaaaacaaaacataaacgAACTAGTATAAGTGTTTTACATATTACGTAGAAGGcctatgttgttgttgttgtggttttttaaatgcatttgatAGTGAAAATAGTGTTTGGCGTCAAAAACTATGATATAAGATACtctaaaatttctaattttaatctAGTCAATTGTATAAACAGGCGgaagcattttatttttttttagtaaattcttTGTATATTGTGTTTGTACTAGGGTCTCTCCTTTCCCAGTAAATTGCTCTTGAACGGGATCCGtgaataaggtttttttttatagaaaattgttcttattatcaatttttacttGTATCACTAATACTAAGTCATGGGCTTTTTTTATCTAGATATAGCCCGTATTCATAGGTggatttagtatatttatatcaggatagggattttaaatccggaaaaattaaggataatgcatatatcaatttatttgccaaaattgattcagcaattcacaaatcttacGCTCTAACATGAGAGGGTcaatagtgaagtcaatcactgaAACGAACCACCTCCACCTTCAACCACGACCTGGGGCAGGCCTTGATAAgaaactccttgtccatgttggtcaatgcctcgagaatggaagcctaAAGGGCTCAACAGGGTTATGTCCACAGTTATTGGAGTCCCCCTCCAAGaaacatagtagtccaaggggttcagatccatGTTTAGCTAAGATCTACTTATATTTACTTTGCCCAAAGTATAATGGTCTTAAAAATCTTGATTGTTCCTGAATGAACCTGGTTTCAATTACGTAGAACTTGGAGAAAACGCTccaagtatttaaaattatagcatGACACTGGATCTATTAATATCAACTTAAGCTATCTAGCATCATTATCCAAGGAGTTATTTGCGGCCGGCACGGATGCAGGCCATAATGACCTCATGCCTTTATATCCGTTGGAcatctcaaatattttgtactcttatacagttttgtcagctgGATCTGAtaagcacactttcataaagaTAGATCTTGGGGTTGCCAAGATAATTAGGtgtaaacttgttccggatttaaaatccccaccttgTGTAACTTTCAAACTCTGCCTATGCCCATCggtactttgtttttttagttctgTGACCCGATTCGACCCCCAACATACTGTTTAACGTTTAATCTAAtgaactatataattataatgtgaTTAAATGCGGgcatttccttaaaaaatgcatatttctAGAGAAACCCCGGAATTCCGGGAGATAACCCCTATTCTGAATGATTGTATTATTATCCCCCATTTCCTTTATATACATCAccctatttattataaacattatagtgACTTGTGCCAACGATTTGTGAAAACGAAGAAACAACTGAGATGATCTCTTtcttattattactaaatacttatatattataatcatttttttctgatacTTGCATAAATGTACTCCGGGTATTTCATTCAATCTTCGATTTTTCGTTTATATTTCTTTcctatgtggcccgtcaacacaaaagcaagctagaatgattttatattattttttatgcttatgCTAATATTCCTCAATTTATATTAGCATCTCATTCTTACTAACCCTCTATGTGTGTCGCAAATTGCTGTCTTAAAGCAAGCACCttaaattgatcgtcacaatcatagaatgagaaattgattgaCTTTATGTTTGAAAAGACCCATATCGGTAGGAATATAAgactcttaaatcaaataacggttctaaactatagcctAAATTCTAAGGTATCTTTACTCaccccacaaatttgaataataaacctataattgactcacaTATGTCTATGACAAATTGgcattttctacttttcttgatatttattcCAGATTggttttgtgttgatgggccccatatatatttcttttttttaagaatttttatgtatattgtttttgttttttttgtgaaataacaCACGCTCTATGTAAGTATCTTGTCATAATTATTGAGCTTTTATTCGTGCTAGGCTACAACAAAAGTATCACCAATCAAcagatttttgatttattgttcaaaatttctGCTTTTGTGGTCAAACGAGAACAACATTTCATATAATGAGTGCgccctctatttaacaaccaacacgccttttttttaaatgaattatctcTTAAACTAATCAggctaaaattattattcaatataatggCCTTTGGCGTCAATACCAGCCTAGGCTCGACCTCGGGAACGGAAGTtggtcttgatgacagtctcctcTGGCGGGTTATATAATAACATCCGAATCCTGGACATCAGCTCCGAattttgtgttgcaggaggatctgttggtgtgtcTCAAAGTTGTACTCCACAAAAAAAGTCCATGGGGTTGAAGTTTGGTTAGCTTGGAGTAGAAATATTGTGTccaacaatgtaaaaaaaaaaaaaatgttgacaaCCATTTCAACGTTTCCTTACTAGTTTGGTATAGAGCAGAGTCTTTCTGTCAACTCCAGACACTTACAGTTCCTTCCTAACTATATGCAGAGGATCTGTACAGGTTTAACAAGTTTGCACACTAAATATTGTCGTGTCCGGAGCGGATTGCAACAAGAGCCTTTTTTaagattgtggaataaatattacttttatcgattcaatttttttttaattaataacaaaacttCGGGTTAAGAGCAAAAACcaacaatcaaaaataaattgtgcagttaagttttataaattattgtccaaaatgcattgttttgtggcatttctacttaaaagttgaaaattaacgtttgattaaaatgagagaaaatgaaatagaaaaaattacttagaaaatgacagatatctcagttaaacatcaattttacgtgttaaatttatatgcaaacgaatttttagaaaaaattctacaaatttttagaaaaatattcttcaaattttattttatatttaaatccaatAGTCAAtggaaaaattttttttattttttttttgcacctgaaaaacacaaacaaaaaaaaatgcaattttgtcCAATTTCTTTTGTTGCCCATAACttgtttgattttgaataaatttagagaaCGTCCTTTttcgtgtatttttttttttttttttctggaaccTAGACCTAACAGTGCAGCCACCAATAAGGGGCACAAACAAActctatattatatgtatacagggaTTTGCAGGTAAATTAGCACATATTTAATGGGCCTAGATTTTTCATTGGTGTTCTTGGTTTAGTATTTGGCGTTGTTGGAGCTTCGAGAAGACTTACCTCTTTAACTCTCCCAAAAGAAGTATTCTATAGGGTTCAAATAGGGAGAATTAGAGAGCCAAGTCGGTGCCACCAAAAGTCGACGTTTTCCTCCTTGAGCAAGTCGAGGGTGTTCTTGACCTAACGGGGACTGAATCCTGCTGGAAGGTGAACCTGTTGCCTCCATCGTTGGCTTTCATCTACCTAATGACTTTGTCCTTCAGCACCTCGAAGTACTTGTCAGCACGGACCCACTCTTTTTTGTTGAAGAAGATGGGCGGGACCACTGTCCGGTTGGACCCAATGAGATTCAATAATTTGCAGCTCCTGGTCAACCAGACTTCCTTCATCTTCGATGTCAAGATGTGCCTCTTCAATTGCTTTTTTTGTTTGCAGGTTTGCCTCAACCGATCCTTTTAGGCCTGCCAGAAACGTGGGATTCCTATTCTTGTCGCTTCTTCCATTGTGGGACTTCAGTTCGAACTGGCGGGTTAGCATTCACGTCTTGGAGATCACGGGAGGCTTTTGTCCGTGCGAATCATTTCGACAAAGACTGGCCCTTGCCCCATGTTATTTTGTTTACCTATTTATACGAAACTTTTTGTGCTAAAACTAGACAACCAACCactacatttcttatttttttaaatcctataaaattagaattttctaagttatggcgttttaaaaaatgtcccaATTTACCTGCATATCCTTGTAGATTATTTGTAATGGTGTATGACCGACTGTCGCTGGTTGTTCAAAAAAATGGCGCATGCTCCGAGAAACTTTCAAAGTGCATATTATGTTATTAACATacgagttttatttttaaataatatcattcagagagttgtattattttggcACAAGACACTCTGTGTCACTGGCTATGTTTACAATTGCATATAAGTAAACATAGCTCATTCCTAGGTcagattgattaattataatacgataatgtttacttatacttaatcagcaCGACTCattctgaccaattaaaggaaattttttttttttttttaaatatcgggtaaactttataagtttgcccgcacatcatactttctctttctatctcgaaattggataATGCATAGgcaaaaagttgaaatacaaTCAtagcaaccttttaataataagaaaatatgaagaGGAGATTCTGAGTGTGTCCTTATGAAGAATTTGGGGAGGGACTCAGAAtcgatccgtggactgagggatAAGGCTGAGATACAAGGAAATCTGCCTCCGAAAGCAAAGAATATAGTATCAGACCAATAAGTCCATTACACGAAAAAGAAAGTAGATCGAAGATTTCTTTATGCAGAGGAAGTTGTGAGTTTGGTTCTTATGGAGGATTCTGAGGAGGGATAAAGACTCGGAGTCAATCTGTGAACTGAGGGACGAGGCCAGAGTATATCATTATGTAAGACACtatgactttttcttgtatctaccatgagtaattacagtataattattttcaggAATATCCTGTACGGGAGTTGTAGTGTGCAAATCCGTGTCTCTTAGTCCCTTCCAGCCTTTTTACTCTTGAACATCGATGAACTCgcataaaaatagtataattgtttttacataGACAAAAAGGCCCTAATGATCATCTCCAGCCTCGTCCCTCagtgaaatatatttacctCAAAGAAAAAACGATGATTTTTACATCAACGGGTAAAACAcgcatatattttatagtccAAGGAAGCACGTTTTGCTTTCAAAATAGTACTTCACGGATCGACCCCCCGACACCCGACATACTCCATAAAAGATCCTACTCTTCCTACTGATATAATCTATTTCTCTAGTGAAGTGATTTcctcttattattaaaagattgcaaTGATTGAAATTCTACCTTTTACtgttgctgtctccaatttcgtaGTAGAAAGTATAATGTGGGGGTAAAgtaaacttatacaatgtaacCAATTTAGAACAAAA contains the following coding sequences:
- the LOC121132494 gene encoding FMRFamide receptor, whose translation is MNDSGESLAECGEFHDVKIYGFWFDGVLLSVVGLIGLFGNIMSLIVLSRPKMRDVFHRLLSALACFDTLYIICGGINYTFRAFDARSDIYTYLFPYFLHPFTQVAMCGTIFMTVAISIERYLGLCHPMLPPSARKTWFYLVPVVTMSLIISGPKFLEVELTTVKGDNGSSPAYGPSELRISEDYIRYYVMWTRLLCTAILPVILLLFLNTRIIVDLFASTKVKRFGSMNRQRKEINLCLVLLCIVLLFFLCHTTRIILDIIEFSHLEKVIQCPKSHRRMWSPPYWAQVLYHVSHFTMMINSSFNFVVYCLVGHTFRREFCRAFGLSGYSAIPLTSSYYANNNNDPSRRSSASKLEYSVSVNTSLQGRRIS